A single region of the Anaerostipes rhamnosivorans genome encodes:
- the ychF gene encoding redox-regulated ATPase YchF yields MKLGIVGLPNVGKSTLFNSLTKAGAESANYPFCTIDPNVGIVTVPDKRLDVLSEMYHSKKVVPAVIEFVDIAGLVKGASKGEGLGNQFLANIREVDAIVHVVRCFEDENIVHVDGSVSPLRDIETINFELIFSDIEVLDRRIAKSKKGSRNDKALAQEVELLERVKAHLEDGKLAKTFETADEEEQAILDSCNLLTIKPVIFAANVCEDDLMDDAASNEYVNEVRDYAKDVDAGVFVICAQIEQEIAELDDDERKEFLEDLGLSESGLDKLIAASYSLLGLISYLTSGEDETRAWTITEGTKAPQAAGKIHTDFERGFIRAEVVSYDDLVENGSITAAREKGLVRQEGKEYVVHDGDVIVFKFNV; encoded by the coding sequence ATGAAATTAGGTATCGTAGGATTGCCAAACGTAGGTAAAAGTACTTTGTTCAATTCTCTCACAAAAGCAGGCGCTGAGTCTGCCAACTATCCATTCTGCACCATTGACCCTAATGTAGGGATCGTAACTGTGCCGGACAAAAGACTGGACGTACTGTCTGAAATGTATCACTCAAAGAAGGTCGTCCCTGCCGTTATAGAGTTCGTGGACATCGCAGGCTTGGTAAAAGGAGCTTCCAAAGGAGAAGGTCTTGGGAACCAGTTCCTGGCGAACATCCGCGAGGTGGATGCCATTGTCCACGTAGTCCGCTGTTTCGAGGACGAAAATATTGTCCATGTGGACGGATCTGTCAGCCCGTTGAGGGATATCGAGACGATTAACTTTGAATTGATCTTTTCCGACATTGAGGTTTTAGACAGAAGGATCGCAAAATCCAAAAAGGGCTCCAGAAACGATAAAGCTCTCGCCCAGGAAGTAGAGCTTTTAGAGAGAGTCAAGGCCCATCTGGAAGACGGAAAGCTTGCCAAGACATTTGAGACAGCTGACGAGGAGGAACAGGCCATTTTGGATTCCTGTAATCTTCTGACGATCAAGCCTGTCATTTTTGCAGCCAATGTCTGTGAAGACGATCTTATGGATGACGCCGCTTCCAATGAGTATGTAAATGAAGTGAGAGATTATGCCAAAGATGTGGATGCAGGCGTTTTTGTTATCTGCGCTCAGATCGAACAGGAAATCGCGGAGCTGGATGATGATGAGCGGAAAGAGTTTTTAGAAGATCTGGGACTCAGTGAGTCAGGCCTTGACAAGCTGATTGCCGCAAGCTATTCTCTTCTCGGTCTGATCAGCTATCTGACATCCGGAGAGGATGAGACAAGAGCCTGGACCATCACAGAGGGAACCAAGGCTCCTCAGGCAGCCGGAAAGATCCACACAGACTTTGAACGCGGCTTCATCCGCGCTGAAGTCGTATCCTATGATGACTTGGTGGAAAACGGAAGTATCACTGCTGCCCGTGAAAAAGGCCTTGTCAGACAAGAAGGAAAAGAATACGTGGTACATGACGGGGACGTGATTGTATTTAAGTTCAATGTGTAA
- the mraZ gene encoding division/cell wall cluster transcriptional repressor MraZ, whose amino-acid sequence MFMGEYNHTIDAKGRLIIPSKFREALGSEFVITKGLDGCLFVFPMKEWEAFEEKLRGLPLIDKNARKFSRFFLAGASTCELDKQGRILVPGTLREFAQMDKEVVLTGMLDRIEVWSKEQWLLNNAYDDMDDIAGSMQELGLNI is encoded by the coding sequence ATGTTTATGGGCGAATACAATCACACAATCGACGCAAAAGGCAGACTGATAATCCCCTCAAAGTTCAGGGAAGCCCTGGGCAGTGAATTTGTAATTACAAAGGGATTGGATGGATGCCTATTCGTGTTTCCTATGAAAGAGTGGGAGGCCTTTGAGGAGAAACTCCGGGGCCTGCCTCTAATCGATAAGAATGCGCGGAAGTTTTCCAGATTCTTTTTAGCTGGAGCATCCACCTGTGAGCTGGACAAGCAGGGAAGGATCCTGGTGCCGGGCACACTGCGTGAATTTGCACAGATGGATAAGGAAGTAGTTCTTACAGGCATGCTGGACCGTATCGAGGTATGGAGTAAGGAACAATGGCTTTTAAATAATGCTTATGACGATATGGACGATATTGCCGGAAGTATGCAGGAACTAGGTTTGAATATCTAA
- the lgt gene encoding prolipoprotein diacylglyceryl transferase, whose amino-acid sequence MENEIRFPFLGIVLKHVGEGISIGGFEIKYYGIVIALGFLLGMLAASRMAKKNGINPDLVFDFVIVVLIPAIIGARLYYVIFSWDYYKNHLTEILNIRSGGLAIYGGIIVSVITMVIFCRVKKIEFFKLADIAVPGLLIGQILGRWGNFFNREAFGGFTDGPLAMQIPTDYFVKHGRLSEIVDTGLYDQAVFVGSGNHMNTYIQVHPTFLYEGLWNLAVLIIVVIMSRRKKFDGESVVIYAIGYGIGRFWIEGLRTDQLLIPGTQIAVSQVVAALLAIGALLVLVYQWRKIKH is encoded by the coding sequence ATGGAAAATGAAATCCGATTTCCCTTTTTGGGTATTGTACTCAAACATGTAGGGGAGGGCATCTCGATCGGAGGATTTGAGATTAAATATTATGGGATTGTCATCGCCCTGGGGTTTTTGCTCGGAATGCTGGCTGCCAGCAGAATGGCGAAAAAGAACGGGATCAATCCTGATCTTGTGTTTGACTTTGTTATCGTCGTACTCATACCGGCGATCATTGGGGCGAGACTTTACTATGTAATCTTTTCATGGGATTATTATAAGAATCACCTGACGGAGATCCTGAATATCAGAAGCGGAGGTCTTGCCATCTACGGCGGGATCATTGTGTCGGTTATCACCATGGTGATATTCTGCAGGGTAAAGAAAATAGAGTTTTTTAAGCTTGCGGATATCGCAGTGCCAGGGCTTTTGATCGGCCAGATTCTTGGCCGGTGGGGGAATTTTTTCAACAGGGAGGCTTTTGGAGGATTTACAGACGGTCCTCTGGCTATGCAGATTCCCACGGATTACTTCGTGAAGCACGGTAGGCTTTCGGAGATCGTGGACACGGGGCTGTATGACCAGGCTGTCTTTGTAGGGAGTGGGAACCACATGAATACGTATATTCAGGTTCATCCTACCTTTTTATATGAAGGACTGTGGAATCTGGCAGTGCTGATCATCGTTGTCATCATGTCCAGGCGCAAGAAGTTTGATGGAGAATCAGTGGTAATTTATGCCATTGGATATGGGATCGGACGGTTTTGGATCGAGGGACTCCGGACAGACCAACTGCTGATTCCTGGTACGCAGATCGCTGTATCCCAGGTGGTTGCGGCACTTCTGGCCATTGGAGCACTGTTGGTGCTGGTCTATCAGTGGAGAAAAATAAAACATTAA
- the rsmH gene encoding 16S rRNA (cytosine(1402)-N(4))-methyltransferase RsmH, producing the protein MDFEHASVLLDETIRELKIKPDGIYVDGTLGGGGHAYHVLSRLSDEGRYIGIDQDEDAIRASTKRLAPFKDKVTIVRDNYVNMPNVLRDLGISHVDGILLDLGVSSFQLDEKDRGFTYREDVPLDMRMDQRQSFSARDIVNEYSEQELFHIIRDYGEDKFAKNIAKHIAAEREKAPIETTGQLIEVIKHAIPMKIRAVGGHPAKRTFQAIRIECNRELDVLKTSLDQMIELLNPEGRLCIITFHSLEDRIVKRAFRKNENPCTCPPNFPICTCGNESKGKVITRKPILPTEEELIRNKRAKSSKLRVFERK; encoded by the coding sequence ATGGATTTTGAACATGCATCTGTGTTGTTGGATGAGACAATAAGGGAACTTAAGATAAAACCGGACGGAATCTATGTGGACGGAACCCTGGGCGGAGGTGGACATGCTTACCATGTTTTGAGCAGGCTCTCTGATGAGGGAAGATATATCGGTATTGACCAGGACGAAGATGCGATCAGGGCCAGTACAAAGCGGCTTGCGCCGTTTAAGGATAAAGTCACCATAGTCAGAGACAATTATGTAAACATGCCGAATGTACTCAGGGATCTTGGGATTTCACATGTAGATGGGATTCTTCTGGATCTGGGCGTTTCTTCTTTTCAGCTGGATGAGAAGGACCGGGGATTCACCTACCGGGAGGATGTACCGCTGGATATGAGGATGGACCAGAGACAGTCGTTTTCCGCAAGAGACATTGTCAATGAATACAGTGAACAAGAATTGTTTCATATCATCCGTGACTATGGGGAGGACAAGTTTGCCAAGAATATTGCCAAGCACATAGCCGCGGAGAGAGAAAAAGCACCGATTGAGACAACAGGGCAGCTTATTGAGGTGATCAAACATGCAATTCCGATGAAGATAAGGGCTGTGGGAGGACATCCTGCCAAGCGAACATTTCAGGCTATACGGATTGAGTGCAACCGTGAACTTGATGTTCTGAAGACAAGCCTGGACCAGATGATCGAGCTGTTAAACCCCGAAGGAAGACTTTGTATCATTACCTTTCACTCACTGGAAGACAGGATCGTAAAACGGGCATTCAGAAAAAATGAAAACCCATGTACCTGTCCGCCGAATTTTCCAATCTGTACATGCGGAAATGAGTCAAAAGGCAAGGTGATCACGAGAAAGCCGATTTTACCTACAGAAGAAGAATTGATAAGGAACAAAAGAGCAAAAAGTTCAAAGTTAAGAGTGTTTGAGAGAAAATAG
- a CDS encoding C40 family peptidase, with translation MKRIIAKGTMTAGLSLAFILGVSTFADAKASQYQTGLAGSAAAMEEYTGSDSSASQKKAAPNSKTTKTTARTTAAEKTTQAKHITEVKKQPVSTTTAAQKTTSAKPKTEAKKQNEEPEYTSSTYQGKAAPDVRSVLNIRKKKSTSSLVVGKFKKGNIGTVLKKGREWTKIRSGKVTGYVKNDYLIWGNNIHKYAKEHNFPKKAVVKADTLKVRQKQSTKAKVLTLVSKNDSYKILKESADWVNVKADGDKGYLAKDYVSIRYYFTNAKSTVKKSKPKATESTQSTERSTQSSRETSSSQDSESSSSGTSRQKVVNYALKFVGNKYRYGGNSLTNGIDCSGFTQQVLGHFGYSISRTSSSQANDGRTISVSNVRPGDLLFYKRGGRINHVTMYIGNGQVVHASNSAPYPRGGIKVSSMGYRTPCKAVRIIN, from the coding sequence ATGAAGCGGATAATAGCAAAGGGGACGATGACAGCCGGACTGTCACTGGCATTCATTCTCGGAGTTTCCACGTTTGCAGATGCGAAGGCAAGCCAGTATCAGACCGGACTTGCAGGCTCTGCGGCAGCCATGGAAGAGTACACAGGATCAGACAGTTCTGCATCACAAAAAAAGGCAGCGCCAAACAGTAAAACAACAAAGACCACAGCCAGGACAACGGCGGCGGAGAAGACAACCCAGGCAAAACATATCACAGAAGTAAAGAAACAGCCAGTATCCACAACTACCGCAGCACAGAAGACAACAAGTGCAAAACCAAAGACCGAGGCTAAAAAACAGAACGAGGAACCAGAATACACAAGTTCTACATATCAGGGCAAGGCAGCGCCGGATGTCCGTTCAGTGTTAAATATCAGGAAGAAGAAAAGTACATCCAGCCTGGTCGTAGGAAAGTTTAAAAAGGGAAACATCGGAACGGTTTTAAAAAAGGGCAGAGAGTGGACAAAGATCCGTTCCGGGAAAGTGACTGGCTATGTTAAGAATGATTATCTCATCTGGGGAAATAACATTCACAAGTATGCCAAGGAGCATAATTTTCCGAAGAAGGCAGTGGTGAAAGCAGACACGCTGAAAGTAAGGCAGAAACAGTCTACCAAAGCGAAGGTGCTGACCCTGGTCTCAAAGAATGACAGCTATAAGATCCTGAAAGAAAGTGCAGACTGGGTCAATGTAAAAGCAGACGGTGATAAAGGCTATCTTGCAAAGGACTATGTCAGCATCCGGTATTATTTTACCAATGCCAAGTCAACGGTGAAGAAGTCTAAACCGAAAGCAACAGAGAGCACCCAGAGTACGGAGCGGTCCACACAGAGCAGCCGGGAGACATCCTCTTCCCAGGACAGCGAGAGCAGTTCTTCAGGTACCAGCCGCCAGAAGGTAGTGAACTATGCACTGAAGTTTGTGGGAAATAAATACCGCTACGGGGGAAACAGCCTGACCAACGGGATTGACTGTTCCGGATTCACCCAGCAGGTACTGGGACATTTCGGTTACAGCATCAGCAGGACCTCATCCTCCCAGGCAAACGACGGACGTACCATCTCCGTCAGCAATGTGAGACCGGGAGATCTGTTGTTCTACAAAAGAGGCGGACGGATCAACCATGTGACAATGTACATAGGAAATGGACAGGTAGTCCACGCCAGCAACTCTGCACCATATCCGCGCGGAGGCATCAAAGTATCCAGCATGGGATACCGTACCCCATGCAAAGCAGTGCGCATCATAAACTAA